The following are encoded in a window of Gramella sp. MT6 genomic DNA:
- a CDS encoding ribonuclease Z, translating into MKINILGCYAATPRSFTNPTSQVLEIQNNHFLIDCGEGTQVQLRRNKIKFSKIKHIFISHLHGDHFYGLVGLVSTFRLLNRESELHIYGPKGIKEIITLQLKLANSWTNFPLIFHELTSKEPELIYENSKVSVSTIPLKHRVYTNGFLFKEKEGDRKLLIDKAETYNIDFSLFKSLKKGKDVVSEDGKLIANHLVTADPLPPKSYAYCSDTMFDTDIVPLIKNATVLYHESTFLEDKADLALPTKHSTAKQAATIAKLAEVQKLILGHYSTRYPNIELFRTEASTIFPEIILADDGKEIIVE; encoded by the coding sequence ATGAAGATCAACATTCTTGGTTGCTATGCTGCAACTCCACGTAGTTTTACCAATCCTACCTCACAGGTTCTTGAAATACAAAACAATCACTTTCTTATAGATTGCGGAGAAGGGACGCAGGTTCAATTACGAAGGAATAAGATCAAATTTTCAAAGATCAAGCATATCTTTATTTCTCATCTTCACGGAGACCACTTTTATGGACTTGTAGGACTTGTAAGTACCTTTAGGTTATTGAACCGGGAATCTGAATTACATATTTACGGTCCAAAGGGCATCAAGGAGATTATTACCCTGCAATTAAAACTTGCCAATTCCTGGACGAATTTCCCGCTCATTTTTCATGAACTTACCTCTAAAGAACCTGAACTCATTTACGAGAATTCAAAAGTGAGTGTAAGCACAATTCCTTTGAAACACAGGGTTTATACGAATGGATTTCTTTTTAAGGAAAAAGAAGGTGATCGCAAATTGCTTATTGATAAAGCAGAAACTTATAATATCGATTTCAGCCTTTTTAAAAGCCTTAAAAAAGGCAAAGATGTGGTTTCAGAGGATGGAAAATTGATTGCAAATCACCTGGTAACGGCAGATCCTCTACCGCCGAAATCATATGCTTATTGCAGTGATACTATGTTTGATACAGATATAGTTCCTTTGATCAAAAATGCCACAGTTCTGTATCATGAATCTACTTTCCTGGAAGATAAAGCAGATCTTGCATTGCCTACTAAACACTCCACCGCCAAGCAGGCAGCAACAATAGCAAAATTGGCAGAAGTTCAAAAGCTTATTTTAGGACATTATTCCACCAGGTATCCAAATATCGAATTATTCCGCACAGAAGCATCTACAATTTTTCCTGAGATTATTTTAGCCGACGACGGCAAGGAAATTATCGTTGAATAG
- a CDS encoding S41 family peptidase: MKFRILMFLNLAILILSSCTKDEDIMENGNSGTETGNSESAISELEIEVESFIYNGLNEIYLYKDNVPELADDYFQNTNAKREFLARASTPEDLFDNLTASIDRFSFITDDYNDLEDRFDGVSGATGIKFGIGQISGTNNVFGIIRYVLPGTSAERAGLERGNVFTEINGEKLTSGNFSSLIEQSSYSINVGTVENGQIILTDKEVNLTDDNYTENPVYISKVLEVGGRKVAYLMYNSFIADFDDELNNAFADFKAKGVTDLILDLRYNGGGSVESAKDLSSMITGQFKNKVFIKEQWNAKYQNFYETQNPEALVNRFDDRIRNGEQINSLNLSEVYILTSASSASASELIINGLDPYINVVQVGDYTVGKFQASVTLYDSEDFSKDGINENHTYAIQPLVFKSLNSVGNTDYINGLEPDIAYIENLNDFGILGNENEPLLNKAINDILGRSHINKSQVERLDFEVLGESEMNSPNYQRMYIEKIPGIKQ; this comes from the coding sequence ATGAAGTTTAGAATATTAATGTTCCTGAATTTAGCCATACTTATCCTTTCATCCTGTACCAAAGATGAGGATATAATGGAAAATGGAAATTCAGGTACTGAAACAGGAAATTCTGAAAGTGCTATATCAGAATTAGAAATTGAAGTGGAAAGTTTCATCTATAATGGACTTAATGAGATTTACCTCTACAAAGACAATGTACCAGAATTGGCAGATGATTATTTCCAGAACACTAATGCTAAAAGGGAGTTTCTAGCCAGAGCCTCTACCCCGGAAGATCTTTTTGATAACCTTACCGCTTCTATAGACCGGTTCAGCTTTATTACAGATGACTATAATGATCTGGAAGACAGGTTCGATGGAGTTAGCGGTGCAACTGGGATCAAGTTTGGTATTGGCCAGATCTCCGGTACTAATAATGTATTTGGAATAATTAGATATGTACTTCCTGGTACCTCTGCTGAACGAGCGGGATTGGAAAGAGGTAATGTTTTTACAGAAATAAATGGAGAAAAACTGACTTCCGGCAACTTTTCAAGTCTTATTGAACAGTCTAGTTATAGTATTAATGTGGGTACCGTAGAGAACGGACAGATCATTTTAACCGATAAGGAGGTTAACTTAACAGATGACAATTATACCGAGAATCCAGTTTATATATCTAAAGTTTTGGAAGTAGGCGGAAGAAAGGTCGCTTACCTGATGTACAACAGTTTCATCGCAGATTTTGATGACGAACTAAATAATGCCTTCGCCGATTTTAAAGCAAAGGGAGTTACAGACCTTATTCTTGATCTTCGATATAATGGTGGTGGATCTGTAGAATCTGCCAAAGACCTTTCCAGTATGATTACAGGGCAGTTCAAAAACAAGGTATTCATTAAAGAACAATGGAATGCTAAATACCAGAATTTCTACGAAACTCAAAATCCGGAAGCGCTAGTCAACAGGTTTGATGATCGTATTAGAAACGGCGAGCAGATCAATAGTCTTAATTTATCAGAAGTCTATATTTTAACCTCTGCATCAAGTGCCTCAGCCAGCGAATTGATCATTAACGGTCTTGACCCTTATATTAATGTGGTACAGGTTGGTGACTATACTGTTGGGAAATTCCAGGCTTCGGTGACCCTTTATGACAGTGAGGATTTCAGCAAAGATGGTATCAACGAGAATCACACATATGCCATACAGCCATTGGTCTTCAAATCCCTGAATTCAGTTGGCAATACAGATTATATAAATGGTCTGGAACCAGACATTGCATATATTGAGAATCTGAATGATTTCGGAATCCTGGGAAATGAAAACGAGCCATTACTGAACAAAGCAATTAATGATATCCTGGGACGATCCCATATCAACAAATCTCAGGTTGAACGATTAGATTTCGAAGTACTCGGCGAAAGCGAAATGAATTCTCCAAATTACCAAAGAATGTACATTGAGAAAATACCAGGTATCAAACAATAA
- a CDS encoding ribonuclease Z — protein sequence MKTTEKENFLLIENEGEDLTNFASDLTRHHSDFKDQNIVVNLKSASNVASKELLSFLELSNVHRNDNKSFVLVTDAVGIDELPEELVVVPTLQEAEDMIQMDEIQRDLGF from the coding sequence ATGAAAACTACCGAAAAAGAAAACTTTTTACTGATAGAGAATGAAGGAGAGGATCTAACTAATTTCGCTTCAGATCTTACCAGGCATCATTCAGATTTTAAGGATCAGAATATCGTAGTAAATTTAAAAAGCGCAAGTAACGTAGCTTCAAAAGAGTTACTGTCTTTTCTAGAGCTATCTAATGTTCACAGAAATGATAATAAAAGCTTTGTACTGGTAACCGATGCTGTAGGTATCGATGAATTACCTGAAGAGCTGGTAGTGGTTCCTACACTTCAGGAAGCTGAAGATATGATCCAGATGGATGAGATCCAGAGAGATCTAGGATTTTAA
- a CDS encoding type IX secretion system membrane protein PorP/SprF, translating into MKKISLIIVILFVSFSGFSQQLPQFTQYMYNTISINPAYAGSRDGFSTIGLHRSQWADLEGAPTTQTLSLHSPLRNDKVGLGLSVINDNAGYENYTYAYGDFSYRLDLSADVTLRLGLKAGMSYYNLDEELLNDPAVADDPFFQDTFNRWSPNFGVGFYLSSQNWYIGGSAPKLINNDNNESSEYMALEQVHYYLTGGYVFDLTDMIKFRPSTLFKATQGVPLSIDISATTIFNEKFYVGANYRIDDAIGGFLDIQLFEGFRAGYAYEYPISNISPYTSGTHEVLLIYEFRFKNTRYKSPRFF; encoded by the coding sequence ATGAAAAAAATATCTTTAATCATAGTGATCTTGTTTGTAAGCTTTTCAGGCTTTTCACAACAGCTCCCTCAGTTTACGCAATACATGTATAACACGATCTCTATCAACCCAGCTTACGCAGGAAGTAGAGACGGATTTTCAACCATAGGACTTCACCGTAGTCAGTGGGCAGACCTGGAAGGCGCTCCTACTACCCAAACCCTCTCTTTACATTCTCCTTTACGGAATGATAAGGTTGGTTTAGGACTTTCGGTAATAAACGATAATGCGGGGTATGAAAATTACACCTATGCCTATGGGGATTTCTCATACCGCCTGGACCTGAGTGCTGATGTTACTTTACGCCTGGGGCTTAAAGCAGGGATGAGTTATTACAACCTGGATGAAGAACTGTTGAATGATCCTGCAGTGGCAGATGATCCATTTTTTCAGGACACCTTTAACCGGTGGTCCCCGAACTTCGGAGTTGGTTTCTATTTATCTTCCCAGAATTGGTACATAGGTGGATCTGCTCCTAAGCTTATCAATAATGACAATAACGAATCCAGTGAATACATGGCCCTGGAACAGGTTCATTATTATCTAACAGGTGGTTATGTTTTTGACCTTACGGATATGATCAAATTCAGACCCTCCACCCTATTCAAAGCAACACAGGGTGTACCGCTATCTATAGATATTTCAGCTACCACAATTTTCAACGAGAAATTTTATGTGGGGGCGAACTACAGAATTGATGATGCGATAGGTGGATTCCTGGACATTCAATTATTTGAAGGTTTCCGCGCGGGTTATGCTTATGAATATCCAATTTCAAATATAAGCCCGTATACCTCCGGTACTCACGAAGTTCTGCTTATTTATGAATTCAGATTTAAAAATACCAGATATAAATCCCCCCGTTTCTTTTAA
- a CDS encoding OmpA family protein, with protein MKKIYFLLLIALSCTVAVQAQSGKQKKADRLYNDFAYLEATEVYKELIERDYKVSYNSRKLGDTYMMLRSPENAVHYYGDIIEDTAVSPEYFYKYAQTLRGVKRYDESREWLRKYLESGRESEEIQAMLNKSEYKSKATYKLKSSEFNSEVSDFGVFVKDDNIYFVSARAQDTDVKDKTYSWNGEPFLDIYVLDKNSGTVSPIDGDINTKLHDGPVAISPDGNMIYFTRNNYLNNKEGKRDKEKTNHLKLYSATNSENGWAEVKELGFNSNEYSVGHPSLSPDGKTLYFTSDMPNGFGGTDLYKVAIDENGNFGQPENLGEPINTEYDETFPFMDTDGTLYFSSNGHAGLGLFDIFKFEDGKVDNLGEPVNSSMDDFAYFQVADSKEGFISTNRDGGSDNIYVFNKLNPLILKGQVTDAVNGNPIPQATVRLLDGENNQIAFLETDAEGNYITEIDRDMKFPVEAKEIEYETFAGEISTMDSDEKEEITYNIALEPVKDVEYLAEIDNIYFDFDKSVIRPDAAQELDKLITLMQEEYPELVIEIGAHTDRRGSNAYNEKLAERRAKATYEYLIENGIAPERIVEYKSYGETKPAIDCERCSEDDHQLNRRSMFSVVKME; from the coding sequence ATGAAAAAAATATACTTTTTATTGCTGATAGCGCTTTCCTGCACTGTAGCCGTTCAGGCTCAAAGTGGAAAACAGAAAAAGGCCGATAGACTCTATAATGATTTCGCATACCTGGAGGCTACTGAGGTCTATAAGGAACTTATAGAAAGGGATTATAAGGTTTCTTACAATTCCAGAAAATTAGGGGATACCTATATGATGCTAAGAAGTCCTGAGAATGCCGTGCATTATTATGGCGACATTATTGAGGATACTGCGGTTTCTCCGGAATATTTTTACAAATATGCCCAGACTCTACGCGGAGTTAAAAGATATGATGAATCCAGAGAATGGCTAAGAAAATATCTCGAAAGCGGAAGGGAGTCTGAAGAGATCCAGGCCATGCTTAATAAAAGTGAATATAAAAGTAAGGCAACCTATAAATTAAAATCTTCTGAATTTAATTCTGAAGTAAGTGATTTTGGGGTTTTCGTTAAAGACGACAACATTTATTTCGTTTCTGCTCGTGCCCAGGATACAGATGTAAAAGACAAAACCTATAGCTGGAATGGAGAACCATTTCTGGACATTTATGTTCTTGATAAGAATTCAGGAACTGTGAGTCCTATAGATGGAGACATCAATACTAAATTACACGATGGTCCAGTGGCTATAAGCCCTGATGGTAATATGATCTATTTTACAAGAAATAATTACCTGAATAATAAAGAAGGGAAACGGGATAAGGAAAAGACCAACCACCTGAAATTATATTCAGCTACAAATTCTGAAAATGGCTGGGCAGAGGTAAAGGAACTAGGCTTTAACAGTAACGAATATTCTGTAGGTCATCCTTCCCTATCACCAGATGGCAAGACATTGTACTTTACTTCAGATATGCCAAACGGCTTTGGAGGAACAGACCTTTATAAAGTTGCAATAGATGAAAATGGTAATTTCGGGCAGCCTGAGAATTTAGGTGAACCGATAAATACTGAATATGATGAAACATTTCCTTTTATGGATACCGACGGAACGCTGTATTTTTCTTCTAATGGCCATGCGGGATTAGGCTTATTCGATATTTTCAAATTTGAAGATGGAAAAGTAGATAACTTAGGAGAACCGGTGAATAGTAGCATGGACGATTTTGCTTATTTCCAGGTCGCAGATTCTAAAGAAGGTTTTATTTCTACCAACCGCGATGGCGGAAGTGACAACATCTACGTTTTCAATAAACTTAATCCACTTATTCTTAAAGGACAGGTGACCGATGCTGTTAACGGGAATCCTATTCCGCAGGCCACAGTGAGATTACTGGATGGAGAAAATAACCAGATCGCATTTTTAGAAACCGATGCTGAAGGGAACTATATTACCGAAATAGACAGGGATATGAAATTCCCGGTTGAAGCAAAGGAGATAGAATATGAAACTTTTGCGGGCGAAATAAGCACCATGGATTCAGATGAAAAAGAAGAGATCACTTATAACATTGCATTGGAACCTGTGAAGGATGTTGAATATTTAGCTGAGATAGATAATATCTATTTTGATTTTGATAAATCTGTGATCAGGCCAGATGCGGCTCAGGAACTTGACAAACTTATCACTTTGATGCAAGAGGAATATCCTGAACTGGTGATCGAAATTGGAGCGCATACAGACCGCCGCGGAAGCAATGCTTATAATGAAAAATTAGCCGAAAGAAGGGCGAAAGCTACTTACGAATATCTAATCGAGAACGGAATTGCTCCTGAAAGAATCGTTGAATATAAAAGTTATGGTGAAACCAAACCGGCGATCGACTGCGAACGCTGTTCTGAAGATGATCACCAGCTAAACAGAAGATCCATGTTTAGCGTTGTAAAAATGGAATAA
- a CDS encoding CAP domain-containing protein, with amino-acid sequence MKKITLTGLTLFFCALFLTSCSKDSLQDDVNAYDQVVTEKAEYSYNTIEVEILDELNLYRKALGLSQLKPLAELSVESENHNEYMIEEGVVSHDNFSLRASQLMNKVGAKAVAENVGFGYRNSEAVVNAWLKSKGHRENVEGGFTHFGISVRQDENGKNYFTNIFIKK; translated from the coding sequence ATGAAGAAAATTACATTAACAGGATTGACTTTATTTTTTTGTGCGCTGTTTCTTACGTCGTGTTCAAAAGATAGTTTACAAGATGATGTGAATGCATATGATCAGGTTGTTACTGAGAAAGCAGAATACAGTTATAACACTATTGAGGTTGAAATTTTAGACGAATTAAATCTTTATAGAAAAGCACTTGGATTAAGTCAGCTTAAACCACTTGCAGAACTTTCTGTTGAGTCTGAAAACCACAATGAATATATGATCGAAGAAGGCGTGGTAAGTCACGATAATTTCTCGTTACGTGCATCTCAGTTAATGAATAAGGTTGGAGCTAAGGCCGTGGCTGAAAATGTTGGTTTTGGTTACAGAAACTCAGAAGCCGTTGTTAATGCCTGGCTTAAGAGTAAAGGTCACAGAGAGAATGTTGAAGGAGGTTTTACTCACTTCGGGATCTCTGTGAGACAGGATGAAAATGGTAAAAATTATTTCACGAATATTTTTATAAAGAAATAG